The Brassica oleracea var. oleracea cultivar TO1000 chromosome C6, BOL, whole genome shotgun sequence genome includes a region encoding these proteins:
- the LOC106298364 gene encoding ninja-family protein AFP1-like: MAEANKTSREIARSNSCVFPRDLLQRFISNSAEGEDGDHEEEDDEEIELNLGLSLGGRFGVDKSNKLVRSSSVVVTMPLFREAHQPETTKPAETAVARPRHTGLTRTTSLPAESEEEWRKRKEMQTLRRMAAKRRRSEKLRTGGGNSTKSTEANNNPGEAATTSRRRGRPSSGLPRWSATANSGGLLRQHSAGHESLQGSLESQGGGGGGVGSSSSVSELETKSHQASSEEARSLPSTQQQQEAIAKPNTRLRRLSSVDMKIEPPQGKGKNEMPCVFTKGDGPNGKRVDGILYRYGNGEEVRIMCVCHGDFLSPADFVKHAGGPHVDHPLRHIVVNTSSPSNLL, translated from the exons ATGGCGGAAGCTAACAAGACAAGTAGAGAAATTGCAAGAAGCAATAGTTGTGTGTTCCCAAGAGATCTGCTTCAGAGATTCATCTCTAACTCAGCCGAAGGTGAAGATGGTGATCACGAGGAAGAAGATGATGAAGAGATCGAGTTGAATCTGGGGTTGTCTCTCGGCGGGAGATTCGGAGTTGACAAAAGCAATAAGCTCGTGAGATCTTCCTCCGTTGTCGTGACGATGCCTCTTTTCCGGGAAGCTCATCAGCCGGAGACGACGAAGCCTGCGGAGACAGCCGTAGCGAGACCGAGACACACGGGCTTAACGAGAACGACTTCGTTGCCGGCGGAGTCGGAGGAAGAGTGGCGGAAAAGGAAAGAGATGCAGACTCTTAGGAGAATGGCTGCCAAAAGAAGGAGAAGCGAGAAGCTTCGCACCGGCGGTGGAAACAGTACCAAGTCAACCGAAGCTAATAATAATCCGGGAGAAGCCGCCACCACTTCGAGGCGGCGAGGTAGACCGTCGTCGGGACTTCCACGGTGGTCAGCGACGGCTAACAGTGGTGGACTCTTACGGCAACATAGCGCTGGTCATGAGTCACTACAAGGCTCCCTTGAGTCCCAAGGCGGCGGCGGCGGTGGTGTCGGAAGCTCTTCAAGTGTCTCCGAGTTGGAAACCAAATCCCATCAAG CATCTAGTGAAGAAGCAAGAAGCTTACCGTCGACACAACAACAACAGGAAGCGATAGCAAAGCCGAACACTCGGCTTAGAAGATTGAGTTCAGTGGACATGAAGATAGAGCCACCACAAGGGAAAGGGAAAAACGAGATGCCATGTGTGTTCACAAAGGGAGATGGACCTAACGGGAAGAGAGTTGATGGGATTCTTTATAGATATGGCAATGGAGAAGAAGTGAGGATCATGTGTGTCTGCCATGGTGACTTCTTGTCTCCTGCTGATTTCGTTAAACATGCTGGTGGTCCTCATGTAGATCATCCTCTTAGGCACATTGTTGTCAACACTTCTTCTCCTTCTAATCTCTTATAG